Proteins from a genomic interval of Pectinophora gossypiella chromosome 28, ilPecGoss1.1, whole genome shotgun sequence:
- the LOC126379067 gene encoding tRNA pseudouridine synthase Pus10, with amino-acid sequence MDQKAIVKLCKELGCCDACALRYIGLKNPTAYENSPQFILKYLDQDHHANSQTQGTDNPSDTTSTVPEENGSDNGHTPPSKRRKVDTCISCIGVLQPWSWDQCCEMVKEQLDKKRYVCPTFACALSAPLATLLREKHVTLTLSNAHPEYDPRVVTPLKEAWKWSFGEHLSRYIARPLHSGAVCPLLITVTMDYPDDLQELEVLKTLAAPLFESRSKQKKRFTVELTRRSVEQALADVSLPSLAACWRPPPTAGTLSCASVMCAHAPVYLAGRYIKLSRSLPQTPWLVGGVRMMESSVQEIIFQPIADLYQMSPEDAEHRLKFISAGREDVDVRCLGDGRPFAVEIADPPRQLSAEELQRACDEMARGGRVRVARLVRATREDLALLKKGEEFKTKTYEALCVKLTHSDYDENKEGPPTVSERDIANINTYRTTPEDCEARVVLRQKTPIRVLHRRPLLDRTRSILQLSARLVPGHPSLFVVRVSTEAGTYIKEWVNGELRRSRPPLGAAIAARVDILALDVATVHLDWPPAPSIDNKKL; translated from the exons atggATCAAAAAGCAATCGTAAAGTTATGTAAAGAACTAGGATGTTGTGACGCGTGTGCCCTCCGCTACATAGGACTGAAAAACCCTACAGCTTACGAGAATTCGCCACAATTTATACTTAAA TACCTAGACCAAGATCACCACGCAAACAGCCAAACACAAGGCACAGATAATCCATCAGATACAACCTCTACCGTACCTGAAGAAAATGGTTCAGATAATGGGCACACTCCACCGAGTAAAAGAAGGAAGGTGGATACGTGCATCAGCTGTATCGGAGTGCTGCAGCCGTGGTCGTGGGATCAGTGCTGTGAGATGGTCAAAGAACAACTTGATAAGAAACG CTACGTCTGCCCCACATTCGCGTGCGCGCTGTCGGCGCCGCTGGCTACCCTGCTACGGGAGAAGCACGTCACCCTCACACTGAGCAACGCACACCCCGAGTACGACCCAA GAGTGGTGACGCCTCTAAAAGAAGCGTGGAAGTGGTCATTCGGCGAGCACCTGTCTCGCTACATCGCGCGGCCGCTACACTCGGGCGCCGTGTGTCCTCTGCTCATCACCGTCACCATGGACTACCCTGACGACCTGCAG GAGCTGGAGGTCCTGAAGACCCTGGCCGCGCCGCTGTTCGAGTCCCGCAGCAAACAGAAGAAGCGGTTCACTGTCGAGCTCACCAGACGCTCCGTGGAACAG GCCCTCGCCGACGTGTCCCTGCCGTCGCTGGCTGCGTGCTGGCGCCCCCCGCCCACCGCCGGCACGCTGTCGTGCGCCAGCGTCATGTGCGCGCATGCGCCCGTCTACCTCGCCGGGCG GTATATCAAGCTGTCTCGCTCGTTGCCGCAGACGCCGTGGCTGGTGGGCGGCGTGCGCATGATGGAGTCATCAGTGCAGGAGATCATCTTCCAACCCATAGCGGACCTGTACCA GATGTCTCCGGAGGACGCCGAGCACCGGCTCAAGTTCATATCGGCGGGACGTGAGGACGTGGACGTCCGCTGTCTGGGGGACGGACGCCCGTTCGCTGTTGAG ATAGCCGACCCTCCCCGGCAGCTGAGCGCGGAGGAGCTGCAGCGGGCGTGTGATGAGATGGCGCGCGGCGGGCGCGTGCGCGTCGCGAGGCTGGTGCGCGCCACCAG GGAGGACCTGGCGCTGCTCAAGAAGGGCGAGGAGTTCAAAACCAAGACGTACGAGGCGCTCTGCGTGAAGCTGACACACTCCGACTATGACGAGAACAAG GAAGGCCCACCGACCGTCTCGGAGCGCGACATAGCCAACATCAACACGTACCGCACCACACCGGAAGACTGCGAGGCTCGCGTCGTACTGCGACAGAAGACGCCCATCAGGGTGCTGCACAGGAGACCGCTGCTTGACAGGACCAGGAGTATACTGCAGCTGAGCGCGCGGCTCGTGCCTG GTCACCCTTCGCTGTTCGTGGTACGAGTTTCCACGGAGGCAGGGACCTACATCAAGGAGTGGGTGAACGGGGAGCTGCGACGCAGCCGCCCACCGCTCGGCGCCGCCATAGCTGCTAGAGTGGACATACTGGCTCTTGACGTGGCCACTGTGCATCTCGACTGGCCCCCGGCACCGTCCattgataataaaaaactataa
- the LOC126379222 gene encoding uncharacterized protein LOC126379222 — protein MDRTRRVLLLLYLRRWIKKRQKLRRYWIHPFLLIMNNGSHFIQKYNALKIDHIKFFDFFRMSISSFEELLDRITPHIAGKYGRGRPPLEPLEMLGLTVRFLASGNTFKDMHLNNYRGKSTIAKTVKIVCGAIWKHLLIENIPKITTERLTEIAENFDNSANFPNCIGALDGKHIRIWSPKHGGSLFYNYKNYHSVLLLALVDAKYRFIYVDIGAYGKECDSTVYNNSKLNELLLKGQLPLPTPKPLPGSQTPCPFVFVADEGLPLTNNIMRPYPGKHLTIQQRVFNYRLSRARRYVECAFGILANKWRVFHRPLNVSLNFCTNIIKASCVLHNFILNREGAQTFEDMIIDDSFIELQQSTQEGRTRATDIRNEFCNYFNSDVGALSWQLNKI, from the exons ATGGACCGCACTAGACGCGTCCTGCTCCTGCTGTATTTAAGAAGATGGATAAAGAAAAGACAGAAACTGAGAAGATACTGGATCCACCCATTTCTTTTAATCATGAATAACGGGAGCCACTTTATACAGAAGTACAATGCCTTAAAAATAGATCACATCAAGTTTTTTGATTTCTTTAGAATGAGTATATCAAGTTTCGAAGAGTTACTTGATCGGATAACGCCACATATAGCAGGAAAATATGGCAGAGGCAGACCACCTCTTGAACCTCTCGAGATGCTGGGATTAACTGTAAG GTTTTTGGCATCAGGAAACACCTTTAAAGACATGCATTTAAACAACTATCGTGGAAAGTCTACTATtgctaaaactgtaaaaatagtCTGTGGCGCTATATGGAAGCATCTTTTGATCGAAAATATACCGAAAATAACTACTGAGCGACTAACAGAAATTGCTGAAAACTTTGACAACAGTGCCAACTTTCCTAATTGCATAGGCGCACTTGACGGGAAACATATTCGTATTTGGAGTCCCAAACATGGCGGATCTCTTTTTTATAACTACAAAAATTATCATTCTGTATTGTTGTTGGCTTTGGTAGATGCTAAATACAGATTTATATATGTTGATATTGGAGCATATGGCAAGGAATGTGACTCAACTGTTTACAATAATTCAAAATTGAATGAATTACTGTTAAAAGGACAACTTCCTTTACCAACGCCAAAGCCTTTACCAGGCTCCCAAACACCTTgtccttttgtttttgttgcaGACGAAGGCTTACCATTGACAAATAATATAATGCGCCCATACCCAGGAAAACATTTGACGATTCAACAAAGAGTTTTTAATTACCGTTTGAGCCGAGCAAGAAGATATGTAGAATGTGCGTTCGGTATACTGGCTAACAAGTGGAGGGTATTTCATCGACCattaaatgtttctttaaatttttgcacaaatattataaaagcaaGCTGTGTTTTACATAATTTCATTCTAAACCGTGAAGGAGCTCAAACATTTGAAGACATGATAATTGATGATTCGTTTATTGAACTACAACAGTCAACGCAAGAGGGTAGAACAAGAGCTACCGACATAAGAAATGAATTTTGTAATTACTTTAACAGTGACGTGGGAGCTCTAAGTTGgcaactaaataaaatatag
- the LOC126379068 gene encoding uncharacterized protein LOC126379068, whose amino-acid sequence MAVGVKAPAEVVRTGWLDRVVAYSKQKFIEDVQSVLPPIEFKVQLAKAPPGYVDSKEWDYDSVMRLLTLLRQSEQAKPVARALRRMMGKPDIVQNNTRRIFMSKQESYKFFPKLGSNVYYEDSYEQDMGPMPDLEGGNFMPGDYSSDAIVIISNPVESRLPSSHISVGMLKEILETRAMAARVMPTYEVPTIYWAPMNTTTDAVENVTGASQENATTTGGDAAAGGDDASSGNDSNGSNSSDPVPG is encoded by the exons ATGGCGGTGGGCGTGAAGGCACCCGCGGAGGTGGTGCGCACGGGGTGGCTCGACCGCGTGGTGGCCTACTCCAAACAGAAGTTCATAGAAGACGTCCAAAGTGTGCTGCCTCCCATAGAGTTTAAAG TCCAATTAGCGAAGGCACCACCAGGGTACGTGGACTCCAAGGAGTGGGATTACGACTCAGTGATGCGACTGCTCACCCTGCTACGGCAGAGCGAGCAAGCGAAACCAGTTGCGCGGGCGCTGCGGCGAATGATGGGCAAACCCGACATTGTTCAGAACAACACTCGCAGGATCTTCATGTCAAAACAAGAAAGCTATAAATTCTTCCCGAAACTCGGTTCG AACGTGTACTACGAGGACTCGTACGAGCAAGATATGGGCCCCATGCCGGACTTGGAGGGAGGCAACTTCATGCCGGGAGACTACAGCTCGGACGCCATAGTCATCATATCCAACCCAGTGGAGTCCCGCCTGCCCAGCTCGCACATCAGTGTTGGCATGCTCAA GGAGATATTGGAGACCAGAGCGATGGCCGCGAGGGTTATGCCGACCTATGAAGTGCCTACTAT ATACTGGGCGCCTATGAACACCACTACTGACG CGGTAGAAAACGTGACTGGGGCGAGTCAAGAGAATGCGACAACTACAGGAGGCGACGCTGCCGCGGGAG